A stretch of Carya illinoinensis cultivar Pawnee chromosome 14, C.illinoinensisPawnee_v1, whole genome shotgun sequence DNA encodes these proteins:
- the LOC122295049 gene encoding uncharacterized protein LOC122295049 gives MAEATEPPFRPREKLLEKQRYFQNVHKHTYLKGPFDKITSVAIPAALAGTALFLIGRGIYNMSHGIGKKE, from the exons ATGGCTGAAGCCACAGAACCACCATTTCGACCAAGGGAGAAGCTTCTTGAGAAGCAAAGATATTTCCAAAACGTCCACAAGCACACATACCTGAAAGGACCGTTTGATAAGATAACCTCTGTTGCCATTCCTGCTGCTTTGGCGGGCACTGCACTTTTCCTTATT GGACGAGGGATCTATAATATGTCTCACGGGATTGGGAAGAAGGAATGA